AGATAGTGATTTATCTCTCGCTGGTGAATTAATCGAGCCACAGGACTTTAACCCAGATGGAAAGCAAGATTATTTAGAAATGGAAGCATCTAAATTAGCAAATGAAAGTGAAAGTTCGGAAATATTAAATCTCCTTCAAGCAGATGGTTCACAAGAAGAAATATTAAAGGAAGCACGTTATAGGAAAGGGCTTGTTGTACATGGTCCACCAGGTACAGGAAAATCACAAGTAATTGTAAATTTGATCACGGATGCCCTTAATCAAGAAAAGAAGGTATTAGTTGTTTGCCAAAAACGTGCGGCATTGGATGTAGTTTATCAACGGCTTGACAGCTTGGGATTAAGCAGTTATGTAGCTCTTGTGCATGATGAAAAAAATGATCGAAAAAAGCTCTATACAAAGATTGGGGCAGTTCTTGAACAAAATCAAGTTACATTTGAAAATGCTGTGAATGAGATATCGACAACATCGAAAAAATTATCCGCTCAAGAAGACCTATTAAATAAGATAGCAAAAGCTTTATATGACTACCAGGACTTTGGATTACGATTATATGATTTATACGGCTTAGCTAAACCAATTGAAGATACAACTCAAATCATTGATCTAACAGAGGAGTTGCCTTTATTAAATAAAAATGTTCTAGAGGATATTTCGGAAAAAGTCTACACTTATGCTGAATGGTACGAACGTTTTGGGAATGTTGATTACCATCTAAAAGAACGAAAATCTTTTGCAGATTTTAGTATGAAGGAAAAGCTTGAAGCAATTGAAATGCTAAATGACATAATTGATAAAGCTCGAAAATCTTTTGAATACCTTGACTCGTTAGATCATGAAAAAATAACTCCTGCCTATACTTGGTTAATCGAAAATAAACTTGATAGAATTTATCCTGATTTAGAAGATGGAAATAAACGAACTTTACAGGGCCTAAGGTTATGGTGGTGGACGTCTGTATCCGGTAAGGCAATTATTGAGGAATTACTTGATGGTGCTAAATTTAAAGGAACTAATTCAACGGAATGGATTAACATTAAAAAGTCTCTCGTTATTATGCATCAGTTAGGGAAGGTAACGAAAGCAATGGCTGATGAAATGGAGAAGTTAAAGAAATTCCTTGATGATGTAAAGGTAGAAGGCTTTAAAAATAGAATATCAGATGGCGATATACCTTTGAATGAACTAGATAAAATCGTAGAGTATTTCCATCGGGATTATGAAGAATTGCAGCAAATGGACATTTACTGGAAAAACTGTTCCGATACTGAGAAAAATGTGATTCAGCTGCTGCAAAAGAAAACTTCAGTTAATGAGTTGTCTTTGCCTGAATATTGGGTTGATTTATTTAAGAATTCAACTTATGTCCATTGGATTGATCAAATTGAGAAAAAACACCCTGAGGTGCAAAAAATTTCTACCAATGAGTTTTCAAGGATTCGTGATTCGTTTGCAACCCTCATTGAAGAGAAAAGAAAAGTTGCTACTCAATTTTTAATTCACCAGCAAACGAAAAAGGTGGATACAGTACAAACGGTTCATTCAAGAAGTATGAGGGAGTTGAAACATCAGGTAAACAAAAAAAGGCAGATTTGGCCACTCAGGAAGCTTGTTAATAAGTTTGCTGGAAATGGACTAGTAGATATAATGCCAGTATGGCTTGCTTCACCTGAGATTATTTCTTCGATTTTTCCGTTATCCGAGGGCCTTTTTGATATAGTTATATTCGATGAAGCGTCTCAATGTACAGTAGAAAGCGGCATACCAGCAGTTTACCGTGCCAAACAGGTAATTATAGCTGGAGACGAAAAGCAGCTTCCTCCATCTAACATGTTTCAATCTTCCTTTGTTAATGACGATAATGAAGAAGAAGAATACGATACGGACGAATCTATTAGCCTGTTAAATTTGGCAAAAAGACGTTTCCCGGAAAAACTGTTACAATGGCACTATCGTTCAAAATACGAAGAGTTAATCAATTTTTCCAACCATGCCTTTTATAATGGCCATATACAAATTGCACCGAATGTCGTTCCATTTAAGAAGCCACCAGCTATTAAATGGATAAGAACTGATGGAAGATGGATTAATCAATCCAATGAAGTAGAAGCAATTGAAGTTGTAAAAATTCTAAAAGAAATCATGATTAAACAACCGGATAAAACAGTGGGCATTATTACTTTTAATGCCAAGCAGCAATCAAAAATACAGGATTTAATCGATCAACAAGTAAATGAAGATAACGAATTTAACTCGGTGTATAATCAAATGTTGTCTAGAGACCTCGATGAAAGAGTTTTTATTAAAAATATTGAAAACGTACAAGGCGATGAGAGAGATATTATCTTATTCTCGATTGGTTATGCAAAAAATGAGGAAGGCAAGGTTTACAACAGGTTTGGCACATTAAATTCAAAAGGCGGAGAGA
The DNA window shown above is from Neobacillus sp. WH10 and carries:
- a CDS encoding AAA domain-containing protein; this encodes MKDKLIHMRDKLNDVSRRNRSIRLVKLYNKWSFDLTELDNLSNISNEKESSAIVEQVIKQTKREITLLKPSIDNETSMVIARKLTDLYRNIKGIEDETGIHDFYLGFPFLSGILSDGTFFQAPLFLYPVRLEKNNVNFQKWVLKSDEGGPQINRTLFLAFKKLNNLTFTEEFFEQATELAVNYDYDEWLSFLKKFDMNVNYTPTGLTKLKEYKKEAEPNVANLTLLENAVIGNFPQGGTSLVKDYEELIFLSEDSDLSLAGELIEPQDFNPDGKQDYLEMEASKLANESESSEILNLLQADGSQEEILKEARYRKGLVVHGPPGTGKSQVIVNLITDALNQEKKVLVVCQKRAALDVVYQRLDSLGLSSYVALVHDEKNDRKKLYTKIGAVLEQNQVTFENAVNEISTTSKKLSAQEDLLNKIAKALYDYQDFGLRLYDLYGLAKPIEDTTQIIDLTEELPLLNKNVLEDISEKVYTYAEWYERFGNVDYHLKERKSFADFSMKEKLEAIEMLNDIIDKARKSFEYLDSLDHEKITPAYTWLIENKLDRIYPDLEDGNKRTLQGLRLWWWTSVSGKAIIEELLDGAKFKGTNSTEWINIKKSLVIMHQLGKVTKAMADEMEKLKKFLDDVKVEGFKNRISDGDIPLNELDKIVEYFHRDYEELQQMDIYWKNCSDTEKNVIQLLQKKTSVNELSLPEYWVDLFKNSTYVHWIDQIEKKHPEVQKISTNEFSRIRDSFATLIEEKRKVATQFLIHQQTKKVDTVQTVHSRSMRELKHQVNKKRQIWPLRKLVNKFAGNGLVDIMPVWLASPEIISSIFPLSEGLFDIVIFDEASQCTVESGIPAVYRAKQVIIAGDEKQLPPSNMFQSSFVNDDNEEEEYDTDESISLLNLAKRRFPEKLLQWHYRSKYEELINFSNHAFYNGHIQIAPNVVPFKKPPAIKWIRTDGRWINQSNEVEAIEVVKILKEIMIKQPDKTVGIITFNAKQQSKIQDLIDQQVNEDNEFNSVYNQMLSRDLDERVFIKNIENVQGDERDIILFSIGYAKNEEGKVYNRFGTLNSKGGENRLNVAVTRAKEGIIVVSSIEPEDLNVASTSHLGPKLLKSYLKYVRAVSNAKIDQIKAVVQEVNENVNTHIQEKELHFDSPFEEQVYKQLRNLGYEVTTQVGMSGYRIDLGVVHPYDSSRYIIGIECDGAMYHSSANAKERDVYRQKFLESRGWTIERIWSRNWWKNSSSEIERIDWKIKELLKSEEVREKVIK